Proteins found in one Bacillus subtilis subsp. subtilis str. 168 genomic segment:
- the maeA gene encoding NAD-dependent malic enzyme (conversion of malate into pyruvate) (Evidence 1a: Function from experimental evidences in the studied strain; PubMedId: 12949160, 16788182, 20933603, 22740702, 23136871, 24325460; Product type e : enzyme), with protein sequence MGYYLTWLTISRKKEICLNNIKKTKEGHLETTLRGKEVLSIPTLNKGVAFSLEERQELGLEGLLPPTVLSLDQQAQRAYEQFQAQPDRLRQNVYLSDLANRNEVLFYKLLKNHLREMLPVVYTPTVGEAIQEYSHEYRRPQGIYLSIDNIDGIEKAFENLHATAGDIDLIVATDSESILGIGDWGVGGINIAIGKLAVYTAAAGIDPSRVIPVVLDVGTNNEKLLNDPLYIGNKHERVQGERYEAFIDAYVKAALKFFPKALLHWEDLGNKNARNIMKKYNHEILTFNDDIQGTGAITLAGVLAAMKKTGASIKDQRVVIFGAGSAGIGIADQIRDTMVLAGLSEEEANKRFYTLDYRGLLTEDIEGILDFQKPYLRNADEVKDWKRDEKGQIPFDEVVRQAKPTILIGTSGVSGAFTEEIVKEMASHVDRPVIMPMSNPTHLAEAVPEDLFKWTDGKVLIATGSPFDNVEYNGVSYEIGQSNNAFAFPGLGLGSIVAEARIITPAMFAATADAIAEMVDLETPGAGLLPSIDKLQEVSIQVAIAVAEAAIKDGVANRQPEDVKQAVLDAMWTPEYKKVIAK encoded by the coding sequence ATGGGTTATTACTTAACTTGGTTAACTATTTCAAGAAAGAAGGAGATTTGCTTGAATAACATAAAAAAAACGAAAGAAGGCCACTTAGAAACAACTCTTAGAGGAAAAGAAGTTTTATCTATTCCTACTTTAAATAAAGGCGTTGCTTTTTCACTAGAAGAAAGACAAGAACTCGGCTTAGAAGGGCTTCTGCCGCCAACTGTACTTTCTCTTGATCAACAAGCACAACGCGCGTACGAGCAATTCCAAGCGCAGCCTGACCGCCTTCGTCAAAATGTTTACTTAAGTGATCTTGCAAACCGTAACGAAGTTCTTTTCTATAAATTGCTGAAAAACCATCTTCGCGAAATGCTTCCTGTTGTGTACACGCCAACAGTTGGTGAAGCGATTCAGGAATACAGCCATGAATATAGAAGACCTCAAGGAATCTACTTGTCAATCGATAACATTGACGGTATTGAAAAAGCGTTTGAAAACCTTCATGCGACAGCAGGCGATATTGATCTTATCGTTGCTACTGACTCCGAAAGCATTCTCGGTATCGGTGACTGGGGTGTAGGCGGTATTAATATTGCAATCGGTAAATTGGCTGTCTACACTGCTGCAGCTGGTATTGACCCTAGCCGTGTTATCCCGGTTGTGCTTGATGTCGGTACGAACAACGAAAAACTTCTAAACGATCCTTTATATATTGGTAACAAGCATGAACGTGTTCAAGGTGAACGCTACGAAGCTTTCATTGACGCTTATGTAAAAGCTGCATTGAAATTCTTCCCTAAAGCGCTTCTTCACTGGGAAGACCTTGGCAACAAAAATGCACGCAACATCATGAAAAAATACAATCATGAAATCCTGACATTTAATGATGATATTCAAGGTACTGGCGCGATTACACTTGCAGGTGTGCTTGCCGCTATGAAGAAAACCGGCGCTTCTATTAAAGATCAGCGTGTTGTTATCTTCGGTGCTGGTTCTGCTGGTATCGGTATTGCTGACCAAATCCGTGACACAATGGTGCTAGCCGGATTATCTGAAGAAGAAGCTAACAAACGTTTCTACACACTTGATTACAGAGGCTTGCTGACTGAAGACATCGAAGGCATCCTTGATTTCCAAAAACCTTACCTTCGCAATGCGGATGAAGTGAAAGACTGGAAGCGCGATGAAAAAGGTCAAATTCCATTCGATGAAGTTGTTCGTCAAGCGAAACCAACAATCTTGATTGGTACTTCAGGGGTTTCAGGTGCATTCACAGAGGAAATTGTAAAAGAAATGGCATCTCACGTAGACCGTCCGGTTATCATGCCGATGTCTAACCCGACTCACCTTGCTGAAGCTGTTCCTGAAGATCTGTTCAAATGGACTGACGGAAAAGTGCTTATTGCAACAGGAAGCCCATTTGACAATGTAGAATACAACGGTGTTTCTTATGAAATCGGACAATCTAACAACGCATTCGCGTTCCCTGGTCTTGGACTTGGTTCAATTGTAGCTGAAGCGCGTATCATTACACCTGCTATGTTTGCTGCAACTGCTGATGCGATTGCTGAAATGGTTGATCTTGAAACACCTGGAGCAGGATTGCTTCCAAGCATTGATAAGCTTCAAGAGGTTTCTATCCAAGTTGCGATTGCCGTTGCTGAAGCAGCAATTAAAGACGGCGTGGCAAATCGTCAGCCTGAAGATGTGAAACAAGCGGTACTTGATGCAATGTGGACACCTGAATACAAAAAAGTCATCGCGAAATAA
- the tdk gene encoding thymidine kinase (Evidence 2a: Function from experimental evidences in other organisms; PubMedId: 2423635, 17132103; Product type e: enzyme), which produces MYIMKQSGWLELICGSMFSGKSEELIRRVKRATYAKQEVRVFKPVIDNRYSEAAVVSHNGTSMTSYAISSAADIWDHISESTDVVAVDEVQFFDQEIVEVLSSLADKGYRVIAAGLDMDFRGEPFGVVPNIMAIAESVTKLQAVCSVCGSPASRTQRLIDGKPASYDDPVILVGAAESYEARCRHHHEVPGKSKK; this is translated from the coding sequence ATGTACATAATGAAACAAAGCGGGTGGCTTGAGCTGATTTGCGGCAGCATGTTCTCGGGGAAATCTGAAGAGCTGATCAGAAGAGTGAAGAGAGCAACTTATGCCAAGCAGGAAGTCAGGGTATTTAAGCCTGTAATTGATAACCGATACAGCGAAGCTGCTGTTGTCTCCCATAATGGAACATCGATGACGAGCTATGCCATTTCGTCTGCTGCGGACATTTGGGATCACATCAGTGAAAGTACAGATGTGGTTGCGGTTGATGAAGTGCAGTTTTTTGATCAGGAAATTGTTGAGGTTTTATCATCTCTTGCCGATAAAGGCTACCGTGTGATAGCAGCAGGCCTTGATATGGATTTTAGGGGAGAGCCGTTCGGTGTCGTCCCGAATATCATGGCGATTGCGGAAAGTGTGACAAAGCTGCAAGCCGTCTGTTCTGTTTGCGGATCACCGGCGAGCAGAACACAGCGCCTCATTGACGGCAAACCTGCTTCTTACGATGATCCGGTCATTTTGGTTGGTGCAGCTGAATCATATGAAGCAAGATGCAGACATCATCACGAAGTCCCAGGTAAATCTAAAAAATAG
- the rpmEA gene encoding ribosomal protein L31 (Evidence 1a: Function from experimental evidences in the studied strain; PubMedId: 12682299, 15049826, 16014871, 16547061, 17163968, 17310068, 19648245, 20208344, 27561249; Product type s: structure), translating to MKAGIHPNFKKATVKCACGNEFETGSVKEEVRVEICSECHPFYTGRQKFASADGRVDRFNKKYGLK from the coding sequence ATGAAAGCAGGAATTCATCCTAATTTCAAAAAAGCAACAGTTAAATGCGCTTGCGGAAATGAATTTGAAACAGGCTCAGTAAAAGAAGAGGTACGCGTTGAGATTTGCTCTGAATGCCACCCATTCTACACTGGCCGTCAAAAATTCGCTTCTGCTGATGGTCGTGTTGATCGCTTTAACAAAAAATACGGTCTTAAGTAA
- the rho gene encoding transcriptional terminator Rho (Evidence 1a: Function from experimental evidences in the studied strain; PubMedId: 10027981, 16014871, 18852477, 28520932, 28723971; Product type f: factor) — MKDVSISSLENMKLKELYELARHYKISYYSKLTKKELIFAILKANAEQEDLLFMEGVLEIIQSEGFGFLRPINYSPSSEDIYISASQIRRFDLRNGDKVSGKVRPPKENERYYGLLHVEAVNGDDPESAKERVHFPALTPLYPDRQMVLETKPNFLSTRIMDMMAPVGFGQRGLIVAPPKAGKTMLLKEIANSITANQPEAELIVLLIDERPEEVTDIERSVAGDVVSSTFDEVPENHIKVAELVLERAMRLVEHKKDVIILMDSITRLARAYNLVIPPSGRTLSGGIDPAAFHRPKRFFGAARNIEEGGSLTILATALVDTGSRMDDVIYEEFKGTGNMELHLDRSLAERRIFPAIDIRRSGTRKEELLVPKEHLDRLWSIRKTMSDSPDFAEKFMRKMKKTKTNQEFFDILNQEWKQANLSSARR, encoded by the coding sequence ATGAAAGACGTATCTATTTCCTCTTTGGAAAATATGAAATTGAAAGAGCTTTATGAACTTGCAAGACATTATAAAATCTCCTATTACAGCAAACTGACAAAAAAAGAACTCATTTTCGCCATTCTGAAAGCGAATGCAGAACAGGAAGATCTGCTGTTTATGGAAGGCGTTCTCGAGATCATCCAGTCTGAAGGTTTCGGATTCCTGAGACCGATCAACTACTCTCCAAGCTCAGAAGACATTTACATCTCAGCTTCACAAATCCGCCGTTTCGATTTGCGGAACGGAGACAAAGTATCTGGCAAGGTTCGCCCGCCAAAAGAAAATGAGCGTTACTATGGACTTTTGCACGTTGAAGCAGTAAATGGGGATGATCCCGAATCTGCAAAAGAGCGTGTGCATTTCCCGGCTCTTACGCCACTTTATCCGGATCGTCAAATGGTGCTTGAAACAAAGCCGAACTTCTTGTCTACAAGAATTATGGACATGATGGCGCCGGTTGGATTTGGGCAGCGCGGATTGATTGTTGCGCCGCCGAAAGCCGGAAAAACGATGTTGCTGAAGGAAATTGCCAACAGCATTACAGCGAACCAGCCTGAAGCAGAGCTGATCGTGCTTTTAATTGACGAAAGACCTGAGGAAGTAACCGATATCGAGCGCTCTGTAGCTGGGGATGTCGTCAGCTCAACGTTTGATGAAGTGCCGGAAAACCATATCAAAGTGGCCGAGCTTGTGCTTGAACGTGCGATGCGTCTCGTGGAACACAAAAAAGACGTCATTATCCTGATGGACAGCATCACACGTCTTGCCCGCGCCTACAACTTAGTGATTCCGCCAAGTGGAAGAACGCTTTCCGGGGGGATTGACCCAGCGGCGTTCCACCGTCCGAAACGCTTCTTTGGGGCTGCGAGAAATATCGAAGAGGGCGGCAGCTTAACCATCCTTGCTACGGCTCTGGTCGATACAGGTTCACGTATGGATGATGTCATTTATGAAGAATTCAAGGGAACAGGCAACATGGAGCTCCATCTTGACCGCTCTCTTGCCGAGCGCCGCATCTTCCCTGCCATCGATATCCGCCGTTCAGGAACGCGCAAAGAAGAGCTGCTTGTGCCTAAAGAGCATCTTGATCGTTTATGGTCTATCCGCAAAACGATGTCTGATTCACCTGATTTCGCAGAAAAGTTCATGAGAAAAATGAAAAAAACCAAAACAAACCAGGAATTTTTCGATATTCTCAATCAAGAATGGAAACAGGCAAATCTATCATCTGCAAGAAGGTAA
- a CDS encoding hypothetical protein (Evidence 5: Unknown function; PubMedId : 20525796), protein MFLSSLPSKLIKTILLTKAPIMGGSVTDRSSFMLKKECALADVVQKQQMTCSE, encoded by the coding sequence ATGTTTTTGTCCTCGCTTCCTTCAAAACTCATTAAGACAATCCTTTTAACAAAAGCGCCGATCATGGGTGGAAGTGTTACCGATAGAAGTTCCTTTATGTTAAAAAAAGAATGTGCTTTGGCGGATGTTGTGCAAAAGCAGCAGATGACATGTTCAGAGTAA
- the glpX gene encoding fructose 1,6-bisphosphatase class II (Evidence 1a: Function from experimental evidences in the studied strain; PubMedId: 19270101; Product type e: enzyme), with protein sequence MERSLSMELVRVTEAAALASARWMGRGKKDEADEAATSAMRDVFDTVPMKGTVVIGEGEMDEAPMLYIGEKLGNGYGPRVDVAVDPLEGTNILASGGWNALTVIAVADHGTLLNAPDMYMQKIAVGPEAVGCIDIEAPVIDNLKAVAKAKNKDVEDVVATILNRERHAKIISELREAGARIKLINDGDVAGAINTAFDHTGVDILFGSGGAPEGVLSAVALKALGGEIIGKLLPQSEEEITRCHKMGLDLSKVLRMEDLVKGDDAIFAATGVTDGELLKGVQFKGSVGTTESLVIRAKSGTVRFVDGRHSLKKKPNLVIRP encoded by the coding sequence ATGGAAAGAAGTTTATCAATGGAATTGGTACGTGTGACAGAAGCTGCGGCATTGGCATCAGCAAGATGGATGGGCCGGGGAAAAAAAGATGAGGCTGATGAAGCGGCAACAAGTGCAATGAGAGACGTTTTTGATACAGTGCCGATGAAAGGGACCGTTGTAATCGGTGAAGGGGAAATGGACGAAGCGCCAATGCTGTATATCGGGGAAAAACTCGGAAACGGGTACGGCCCTCGCGTTGATGTCGCAGTTGACCCTCTTGAAGGCACAAACATCTTAGCAAGCGGCGGCTGGAACGCGCTGACGGTTATCGCGGTCGCAGACCATGGCACGCTTCTGAATGCTCCTGACATGTATATGCAAAAAATCGCAGTCGGTCCGGAAGCGGTGGGCTGCATTGACATCGAAGCACCTGTCATTGACAACCTTAAAGCGGTGGCAAAAGCGAAAAACAAGGACGTTGAGGACGTCGTTGCCACAATTTTAAACCGTGAAAGACACGCAAAAATCATTTCCGAGCTTCGTGAGGCCGGCGCCAGAATCAAATTGATCAATGACGGCGATGTCGCAGGCGCCATCAACACGGCTTTCGACCACACGGGCGTTGATATCCTGTTCGGATCAGGCGGCGCTCCTGAGGGTGTGCTTTCCGCTGTTGCGCTAAAAGCACTCGGCGGAGAAATCATTGGTAAACTTCTTCCGCAAAGCGAAGAAGAAATCACTCGCTGTCACAAAATGGGCCTTGATTTAAGCAAAGTGCTTCGCATGGAAGACCTTGTGAAGGGTGATGACGCGATTTTTGCAGCTACAGGGGTTACTGACGGCGAGCTGTTAAAAGGAGTTCAATTCAAAGGCTCTGTCGGTACAACTGAAAGCTTAGTTATCCGTGCAAAATCGGGCACTGTTCGTTTCGTTGACGGCAGACACAGCTTGAAAAAGAAACCAAATCTTGTAATCCGTCCATAA
- the murAB gene encoding UDP-N-acetylglucosamine 1-carboxyvinyltransferase (Evidence 1a: Function from experimental evidences in the studied strain; PubMedId: 14763982, 19270101; Product type e: enzyme), with protein MEKLNIAGGDSLNGTVHISGAKNSAVALIPATILANSEVTIEGLPEISDIETLRDLLKEIGGNVHFENGEMVVDPTSMISMPLPNGKVKKLRASYYLMGAMLGRFKQAVIGLPGGCHLGPRPIDQHIKGFEALGAEVTNEQGAIYLRAERLRGARIYLDVVSVGATINIMLAAVLAEGKTIIENAAKEPEIIDVATLLTSMGAKIKGAGTNVIRIDGVKELHGCKHTIIPDRIEAGTFMIAGAAMGKEVIIDNVIPTHLESLTAKLREMGYHIETSDDQLLIVGGQKNLKPVDVKTLVYPGFPTDLQQPMTALLTRAKGTSVVTDTIYSARFKHIDELRRMGANMKVEGRSAIITGPVELQGAKVKASDLRAGACLVVAGLMADGVTEITGLEHIDRGYSSLEKKLEGLGATIWRERMTDEEIEQLQNS; from the coding sequence ATGGAAAAGTTGAATATTGCCGGCGGTGACTCGTTAAACGGTACAGTACATATCAGCGGCGCTAAAAACAGCGCTGTTGCGTTAATACCTGCAACCATTTTGGCAAATTCCGAGGTGACAATTGAAGGGCTTCCAGAGATTTCAGATATTGAAACGCTGCGTGACCTGTTAAAGGAAATCGGCGGCAACGTGCATTTTGAGAATGGGGAAATGGTTGTTGACCCTACGTCGATGATCAGCATGCCGCTTCCTAACGGGAAAGTAAAAAAGCTTCGCGCGTCATATTATTTAATGGGGGCGATGCTCGGCCGCTTCAAGCAGGCGGTCATTGGATTGCCTGGCGGCTGTCACTTAGGGCCCCGTCCGATTGATCAGCATATCAAAGGCTTTGAAGCACTCGGAGCTGAAGTAACCAATGAACAAGGCGCCATTTATTTGCGAGCTGAAAGGCTGAGAGGCGCACGGATTTATTTAGATGTCGTAAGCGTTGGGGCAACGATTAACATTATGCTCGCCGCTGTTTTGGCAGAAGGGAAAACGATCATCGAAAACGCTGCCAAGGAGCCTGAGATCATTGACGTCGCGACATTGCTTACCAGCATGGGCGCCAAAATCAAAGGTGCGGGCACCAATGTGATTCGAATCGACGGCGTGAAGGAACTGCACGGCTGCAAGCATACGATCATTCCGGACAGAATTGAAGCCGGGACATTTATGATTGCAGGGGCTGCAATGGGCAAGGAAGTCATTATCGATAACGTCATCCCTACTCATCTTGAGTCGTTAACGGCAAAGCTGAGAGAAATGGGCTATCATATCGAAACAAGCGACGACCAGCTCCTCATTGTCGGCGGGCAGAAGAACTTAAAGCCGGTTGACGTCAAAACCCTCGTATACCCGGGGTTTCCGACTGATTTACAGCAGCCGATGACGGCGCTCCTGACAAGGGCGAAAGGGACGAGTGTCGTCACAGACACCATCTACTCGGCAAGATTCAAGCACATTGATGAGCTGAGACGAATGGGTGCCAATATGAAAGTAGAAGGCAGATCTGCCATCATCACAGGTCCTGTCGAGCTTCAAGGCGCAAAAGTGAAGGCGAGTGATCTGCGTGCCGGAGCCTGCTTGGTGGTAGCCGGACTGATGGCTGATGGCGTCACGGAAATTACGGGACTGGAGCATATTGACCGAGGATACAGCAGCCTTGAGAAGAAGCTTGAGGGGCTTGGAGCGACAATTTGGCGTGAAAGAATGACTGACGAAGAAATAGAACAGCTTCAAAATTCATAA
- the tal gene encoding transaldolase (Evidence 1a: Function from experimental evidences in the studied strain; PubMedId: 4275311, 12469342, 22212631, 23468065; Product type e: enzyme) encodes MLFFVDTANIDEIREANELGILAGVTTNPSLVAKEANVSFHDRLREITDVVKGSVSAEVISLKAEEMIEEGKELAKIAPNITVKIPMTSDGLKAVRALTDLGIKTNVTLIFNANQALLAARAGATYVSPFLGRLDDIGHNGLDLISEVKQIFDIHGLDTQIIAASIRHPQHVTEAALRGAHIGTMPLKVIHALTKHPLTDKGIEQFLADWNK; translated from the coding sequence ATGTTATTCTTTGTTGATACAGCCAATATCGATGAAATTAGAGAAGCGAATGAATTAGGAATTCTCGCCGGTGTAACGACGAATCCTAGTTTAGTAGCAAAGGAAGCTAACGTATCATTCCACGACCGTCTTCGCGAGATCACAGACGTCGTGAAAGGGTCTGTAAGCGCAGAGGTTATTTCTTTGAAAGCTGAGGAAATGATCGAGGAAGGAAAAGAACTGGCGAAGATCGCTCCGAACATTACGGTGAAAATCCCAATGACGTCTGACGGTTTAAAAGCGGTAAGAGCACTTACTGACTTAGGCATCAAAACAAACGTTACATTGATCTTCAATGCCAACCAGGCGCTTCTTGCTGCCAGAGCGGGGGCAACATATGTATCTCCATTCCTGGGACGTTTAGATGACATCGGCCACAACGGGCTTGACCTGATTTCAGAAGTTAAACAGATTTTTGACATTCACGGCCTTGACACGCAAATCATTGCAGCGTCAATCCGCCATCCGCAGCACGTGACAGAAGCTGCTCTTAGAGGGGCTCATATCGGCACAATGCCGCTGAAAGTCATTCATGCGCTCACTAAACACCCGTTAACAGACAAAGGAATCGAACAATTCCTGGCAGACTGGAACAAATAA
- the fbaA gene encoding fructose-1,6-bisphosphate aldolase (Evidence 1a: Function from experimental evidences in the studied strain; PubMedId: 10559165, 10658656, 12682299, 14526031, 17420574, 18310071, 25355936; Product type e: enzyme), whose protein sequence is MPLVSMTEMLNTAKEKGYAVGQFNLNNLEFTQAILQAAEEEKSPVILGVSEGAGRYMGGFKTVVAMVKALMEEYKVTVPVAIHLDHGSSFESCAKAIHAGFTSVMIDASHHPFEENVATTAKVVELAHFHGVSVEAELGTVGGQEDDVIAEGVIYADPKECQELVERTGIDCLAPALGSVHGPYKGEPNLGFKEMEEIGKSTGLPLVLHGGTGIPTADIKKSISLGTAKINVNTENQISSAKAVRETLAAKPDEYDPRKYLGPAREAIKETVIGKMREFGSSNQA, encoded by the coding sequence ATGCCTTTAGTTTCTATGACGGAAATGTTGAATACAGCTAAAGAAAAAGGGTACGCTGTAGGACAATTTAACTTAAACAACCTTGAGTTTACTCAAGCGATTTTACAAGCAGCTGAAGAAGAAAAATCTCCAGTGATCCTTGGTGTTTCCGAAGGTGCGGGACGCTACATGGGCGGCTTCAAAACAGTCGTTGCTATGGTAAAAGCACTTATGGAAGAGTACAAAGTGACAGTTCCTGTTGCGATTCACTTAGACCACGGTTCAAGCTTTGAATCTTGTGCGAAAGCGATTCATGCAGGTTTCACATCTGTAATGATCGACGCTTCTCACCATCCATTTGAAGAAAACGTAGCAACAACTGCTAAAGTTGTTGAGCTTGCTCATTTCCACGGAGTATCTGTAGAAGCTGAGCTTGGAACAGTAGGCGGACAAGAAGATGACGTTATCGCTGAAGGCGTAATCTACGCTGATCCTAAAGAGTGCCAAGAGCTTGTTGAGCGCACTGGCATCGACTGCCTTGCACCTGCATTAGGTTCTGTTCACGGCCCTTACAAAGGTGAGCCAAACCTTGGCTTCAAAGAAATGGAAGAGATCGGAAAATCAACTGGCCTTCCGCTAGTTCTTCACGGCGGTACTGGAATTCCGACTGCTGACATCAAAAAATCAATTTCACTTGGTACAGCTAAAATCAACGTGAATACTGAAAACCAAATTTCTTCTGCAAAAGCTGTTCGCGAAACATTGGCAGCTAAGCCTGACGAGTACGATCCACGTAAATACCTTGGACCAGCTCGTGAAGCGATCAAAGAAACAGTTATCGGTAAAATGCGTGAATTTGGTTCTTCAAACCAAGCTTAA
- the spo0F gene encoding two-component response regulator of sporulation initiation (Evidence 1a: Function from experimental evidences in the studied strain; PubMedId: 8257105, 11934609, 16788205, 17350627, 19004019, 19040634, 20413551, 22267516, 25256619, 26055117, 27543719; Product type r : regulator), producing MMNEKILIVDDQYGIRILLNEVFNKEGYQTFQAANGLQALDIVTKERPDLVLLDMKIPGMDGIEILKRMKVIDENIRVIIMTAYGELDMIQESKELGALTHFAKPFDIDEIRDAVKKYLPLKSN from the coding sequence ATGATGAATGAAAAAATTTTAATCGTTGATGATCAATACGGCATTCGTATTTTGCTAAATGAAGTGTTCAATAAAGAAGGCTACCAGACGTTTCAGGCTGCGAACGGCCTGCAGGCGCTTGACATTGTGACAAAAGAACGGCCCGACCTTGTGCTGTTGGACATGAAAATTCCCGGCATGGACGGAATCGAAATCTTAAAACGGATGAAGGTCATTGACGAAAACATCCGGGTCATTATCATGACGGCATACGGAGAGCTCGACATGATCCAGGAATCGAAGGAATTGGGCGCTCTGACGCACTTTGCCAAGCCGTTTGACATCGACGAAATCAGAGACGCCGTCAAAAAATATCTGCCCCTGAAGTCTAACTGA
- the ywjG gene encoding hypothetical protein (Evidence 4: Unknown function but conserved in other organisms): MLKIFTTQLTGIFSRIQDKESDAIEDGARLLAQAVISGHSIYLYGANELQGVFYEATESKEPFPSVKAFPENAEEVTESDRVLMFCSGTGTAEEQELAKELYEKGAGVVCVSPAAKDSAGIEQYCDVHIDSKLKMPLVPDEDGTRYGFPSLMTALYVYHALSFTLKEILQEYA; encoded by the coding sequence ATGTTGAAAATATTCACGACGCAGTTAACAGGTATTTTTTCCCGCATTCAGGATAAGGAATCTGACGCGATTGAAGATGGGGCGCGGCTGCTTGCTCAAGCGGTGATCAGCGGGCATTCCATTTATTTATACGGAGCGAATGAGCTTCAGGGCGTCTTTTATGAGGCCACCGAAAGCAAAGAACCCTTCCCATCTGTCAAAGCCTTTCCAGAAAACGCTGAGGAAGTGACAGAAAGCGACAGGGTGCTGATGTTTTGCTCAGGGACGGGCACAGCCGAAGAACAGGAGCTCGCAAAAGAGCTTTATGAAAAAGGTGCGGGAGTCGTATGCGTATCGCCCGCAGCCAAAGACAGTGCGGGAATAGAACAGTATTGTGATGTGCATATTGATTCTAAATTAAAAATGCCGCTTGTTCCCGATGAAGACGGCACCCGTTACGGGTTTCCCTCTTTAATGACAGCACTGTATGTCTATCACGCTTTATCGTTTACACTAAAAGAAATTCTGCAAGAGTATGCATAA